The nucleotide window GTTCAGGTAAGTTGGAAGCTTCGAGTCATAGCTTGACCAACTGCTTTCCGAAATTTTCTCCCTTTAACATCCGGACGAAAGCGTGGGGCACGGCTTCGATCCCCTCTGCGACATCCTCCCTCGTCTGGAGCAGTCCCTGTTTGTACCAGGAGAGCAGAGCGGCAATTGCCGTCTCATATTCGCGCTCGTGGTCGTCCAGCAGAAATCCCTCAATCCTAGCGCGGGTGATTAGCGTTCTCCTGAGATGCCTTAAACCGATGTCAGGCTGGTCAAACCGGTCAGCCAGGGCGATGGTGCCAACCACCACCACTCTGCCAAACGTGTTGAGGTTGAGCATCGCCGCGTCGTGGATTGGCCCAGCGGTATTGTCGACGAAGACATCCACCCCGCTGGGGCACGCAGTGGCGACATCCGCCACCAGATCAGCCGAGGTTCGGTGATTGACACCTGTCCGATATCCGAGTTCCTTGCACCATTCCAACTTCTCGTCCGAGCCTGCGACAGCGACTGGGTCGAACCCTTTTATCCGTGCGATCTGTCCCGCGATCTGTCCCACCGCTCCTGCGGCCGCAGAGATCAACACCGTCTCGCCTACCCTTGGTCTTCCGGTCTTGAGCAGGGCAAAGTAGGCGGTGAGACCCGGCATACCGAGATAGCTTAGCGCAGACTGCATCGGAGCGTCCGTAGTCGTTACTGGCTCCGCCGATGCGGCTGGAACGACGCTGAACGGCTGCCATCCAAAATGGTCGCTCATCACGATGTCGCCTGGTTTGAAGTCTGGAGACTCAGATATCATGACCTCGCCGATACCACCGCCGCGCATGAGGTCACCGAGCTTGAAACCAGCAGCATAGTTCTTCGCTGGGCTGATACGTCCTCGCATATAGGGGTCCACGGAGAGCCATAAGGTCTTTACCAAGAGCTCGCCGTCCGCGGCCTCGGGAATTGGGCGTTCTTCCAGAGCCCAGTTCTCCGCTGTCGGCATTGCCGAAGGGTAACTTTGAAGTAACCAGCTTGGGTTGGTAGCCATGACTTTCTCCTCAGAACCGATCATCGCCACATTGATGCATCAATCCACTTTTCGTGTTAATGGGCGCAAAGTGAGAAACATTGATTTGCCCTCTCGAAAGAATGGCAGATGGATGAGACCTGCGCATATCCGCTTCCTCGGGTGAGCCGCATTGTTGCTGAACTACAGGCTGATCTTGGTGTGCGTCTTTTCAATCGGACCACCAGGCAGCTCAACCTGACTGAGGCCGGCACAGAGTTTGTGCAGAAGAGCTCGGGCCTGTTGGAAGAACTCGACGTGATGCGGAGCGC belongs to Sinorhizobium garamanticum and includes:
- a CDS encoding NADP-dependent oxidoreductase encodes the protein MATNPSWLLQSYPSAMPTAENWALEERPIPEAADGELLVKTLWLSVDPYMRGRISPAKNYAAGFKLGDLMRGGGIGEVMISESPDFKPGDIVMSDHFGWQPFSVVPAASAEPVTTTDAPMQSALSYLGMPGLTAYFALLKTGRPRVGETVLISAAAGAVGQIAGQIARIKGFDPVAVAGSDEKLEWCKELGYRTGVNHRTSADLVADVATACPSGVDVFVDNTAGPIHDAAMLNLNTFGRVVVVGTIALADRFDQPDIGLRHLRRTLITRARIEGFLLDDHEREYETAIAALLSWYKQGLLQTREDVAEGIEAVPHAFVRMLKGENFGKQLVKL
- a CDS encoding LysR family transcriptional regulator — translated: MDETCAYPLPRVSRIVAELQADLGVRLFNRTTRQLNLTEAGTEFVQKSSGLLEELDVMRSAVRDRHETHRGRLRVSCVTAFGNECLAPVLPEFKRRYPQLDISMDLGNRLVA